One window from the genome of Candidatus Neptunochlamydia vexilliferae encodes:
- a CDS encoding DUF1207 domain-containing protein has protein sequence MTSEDDAYLEGYIQALVNSHYYEFDVLVYVENGDVYLYNLPKNDLTRDSIISFVSDVPGVISVTPVEKFPEEKLAKLEERETRPQINGIWFPQQTVLYPPMIANPMATIYSAAYRIGDNVVGTKSIAVSYGDEFPIFRWRDVFRWNGAMQIGIQAGVWSVFKMGVHHDNGEISELFNTDYLVGFPLTYAANKWAFRLRVYHISSHLGDEFIVHHPEVKRVNPSMEALDLFVSWQVNKALRVYVGPGWVWHSDSTYPIKPPLYVEWGGEVRLLGQKFFYHRLYGTAFLAVYLRNWQVNGWNLDGTYMAGYEVSKLEGVGRKIRLFVNYHRGYSVGQFFKDRTSFTGFGFSWGF, from the coding sequence GTGACCTCTGAGGATGATGCCTATCTAGAAGGGTACATCCAGGCCCTTGTTAACTCCCACTATTACGAATTTGATGTTCTCGTCTATGTGGAGAACGGAGACGTTTATCTCTACAACCTCCCCAAAAATGATCTGACTCGAGATAGTATCATCTCCTTTGTCTCCGATGTTCCCGGTGTTATCTCAGTGACTCCTGTTGAAAAATTTCCAGAAGAGAAGTTGGCAAAGCTTGAGGAGCGGGAAACCCGCCCCCAAATCAATGGGATTTGGTTTCCTCAGCAAACGGTCCTATACCCCCCGATGATTGCCAATCCGATGGCAACGATCTACTCCGCCGCTTACCGTATTGGGGACAATGTGGTGGGGACCAAGTCGATCGCCGTTTCTTATGGGGATGAGTTCCCGATCTTCCGTTGGCGCGATGTTTTCCGTTGGAATGGAGCGATGCAGATTGGGATTCAGGCGGGTGTTTGGTCGGTCTTTAAGATGGGGGTTCATCATGACAATGGGGAGATTTCAGAGCTTTTTAATACCGACTATTTAGTTGGCTTTCCCCTTACCTATGCAGCCAATAAATGGGCCTTTCGCCTGCGGGTTTACCACATTTCCTCTCACCTGGGCGACGAATTTATCGTCCACCATCCCGAAGTGAAGCGGGTCAACCCCAGTATGGAAGCGCTCGACCTTTTCGTCTCCTGGCAGGTCAATAAGGCGCTTCGGGTCTACGTTGGTCCTGGCTGGGTCTGGCATAGCGACAGTACCTACCCGATCAAGCCCCCCCTCTACGTCGAGTGGGGCGGGGAGGTGCGCCTCCTCGGCCAAAAGTTCTTCTACCACCGCCTCTATGGAACAGCCTTCCTTGCTGTCTACCTCCGGAACTGGCAGGTGAATGGCTGGAACCTCGATGGGACCTACATGGCCGGTTACGAGGTGAGTAAACTCGAAGGTGTGGGCCGAAAGATCCGCCTCTTCGTCAACTACCATCGGGGCTACTCAGTGGGTCAGTTCTTCAAGGACCGCACCTCTTTCACCGGCTTCGGCTTCTCTTGGGGCTTTTAG